From one Sardina pilchardus chromosome 6, fSarPil1.1, whole genome shotgun sequence genomic stretch:
- the LOC134082594 gene encoding membrane-spanning 4-domains subfamily A member 4A-like — MATSAPFVVVTHVYPQQGAQSFTSPQSEVVSTPSSMLGKFLKGEPVATGTVQIMIGVVVLLFGIVTAFYATTISTYSGIMFWGAIIYITAGSLTVRADKNLNPCLVKASLGMNIFSTITAGIGIILHSLDFFIRVYPYYSCYGDSNCYMLEELFLSRSMGIAGVMLVLSVLEFIVSIFVSAFACKATCCTETNAQVIHQVQPSFPTSHVSAPPLNTPQMPPFQSSVMPPAHPAVDGLKVGRPEDLPPIYTAAQ; from the exons ATGGCCACCTCTGCTCCCTTCGTGGTGGTCACTCATGTGTACCCACAACAAGGTGCCCAAAGTTTCACTTCACCCCAGAGCGAAGTTGTTTCAACTCCATCCTCTATGCTGGGAAAATTCCTTAAAGGGGAACCAGTTGCCACTGGG ACGGTCCAAATAATGATTGGTGTGGTTGTATTGTTGTTTGGTATCGTGACCGCATTTTATGCAACAACCATATCCACTTACTCTGGTATCATGTTCTGGGGAGCCATCATT TACATCACTGCTGGTTCCCTCACTGTTAGAGCCGATAAGAACCTCAATCCTTGTTTG gTCAAAGCTTCACTGGGAATGAACATCTTCAGCACAATAACTGCAGGGATTGGCATAATTTTGCATAGCCTTGATTTTTTCATAAGAGTGTACCCTTATTACAGCTGTTATGGCGATTCAAATTGCTATATGCTCGAAGAACTGTTTTTG AGCAGGTCAATGGGGATTGCTGGAGTGATGCTAGTGTTGTCAGTGCTGGAGTTCATTGTGTCCATATTTGTATCTGCATTTGCCTGCAAAGCCACCTGCTGCACTGAGACTAATGCTCAA GTGATACACCAGGTGCAACCATCTTTTCCCACCTCCCACGTGTCTGCACCTCCACTGAACACCCCTCAG ATGCCTCCCTTCCAAAGCAGTGTGATGCCACCTGCTCATCCTGCTGTTGATGGCCTGAAGGTTGGCAGACCTGAAGATCTGCCCCCAATATACACTGCTGCCCAATAA
- the LOC134082308 gene encoding uncharacterized protein LOC134082308 — protein MIGVMLLLSVLEFIVSICVSAFACKATCSTTTNAQVMYQVTPSAPPFHTGMPSFQSSVMPPAYNSSEVPPAYNSSVMPPAYNSSVMPPAYNSSVMPPAYNSSVVPPAYNSTELWQT, from the exons ATGAT TGGAGTGATGctactgttgtcagtgctgGAGTTCATTGTATCCATCTGTGTATCTGCATTTGCCTGCAAAGCCACCTGCTCCACTACGACTAATGCTCAG GTGATGTACCAGGTGACACCCTCTGCTCCCCCCTTCCACACTGGG ATGCCATCCTTCCAAAGCAGTGTGATGCCTCCTGCTTATAACAGCAGTGAAGTGCCTCCTGCTTATAACAGCAGTGTGATGCCTCCTGCTTATAACAGCAGTGTGATGCCTCCTGCTTATAACAGCAGTGTGATGCCTCCTGCTTATAACAGCAGTGTGGTGCCTCCTGCTTATAACAGCACTGAACTTTGGCAGACCTAA